A genomic region of Candidatus Binatia bacterium contains the following coding sequences:
- a CDS encoding S41 family peptidase — MHRPHQSSLAPSHLIAVGLISMALTGCGGGSGAQNNTSKPPSSEPSCAQGRGKDRVLEIFEQDYLWNDESLQQEKYAELQTREYPNDEAVVAALRWQPGQYDRGFSYITSPEAEDRQNAGQALSYGFSFLLTADSRRLIVKETIEGGPMHQAGVRRGWELVAIDDVRVSSFSDPGSLTAALGYPNIREGTTRALSFRDPQGNAQGPFSVAVANFAVNPLPDSEILSIRGESIGYMRLRSFVPPAVNAFAAAIERFNRSAVRKIVIDLRYNGGGSLAVAEALAGMVAGSRLRGKIMYYIRFNEQNQERNGIGEFRARYRDESLVEGSFTDIVFLTTQQTASASELLLHSLKPYPEDIRVAVVGTPTYGKPVGQIAQDYCDGERRLRTVALSLENADRDGGYFSGIPVNCRARDGWETPLGNPDEASLATALALLTTRSCPTETLAAPASAGPLPQNYLGEHKRLDGIL, encoded by the coding sequence ATGCATCGACCCCACCAATCGTCGCTTGCCCCCAGCCACCTGATTGCGGTGGGTCTGATTTCCATGGCGCTGACCGGCTGCGGAGGGGGATCGGGGGCGCAGAACAATACCTCCAAGCCTCCCAGCTCCGAGCCCAGCTGTGCCCAGGGACGCGGAAAAGATCGCGTGCTCGAGATTTTCGAGCAAGATTATCTCTGGAACGACGAGTCGCTGCAGCAGGAAAAATACGCAGAGCTCCAGACGAGAGAGTACCCGAACGATGAGGCCGTCGTCGCCGCCCTGCGCTGGCAACCCGGACAATACGATCGAGGGTTTTCCTATATTACTTCACCTGAGGCAGAGGATCGTCAAAACGCAGGGCAGGCATTGAGCTATGGGTTCTCGTTCCTTTTGACCGCAGATTCGCGACGCTTGATCGTTAAGGAAACGATCGAGGGAGGACCGATGCATCAAGCAGGAGTCCGTCGTGGTTGGGAACTGGTGGCGATCGATGATGTTCGCGTCAGCTCGTTTTCAGACCCGGGCTCGCTAACTGCCGCGCTGGGCTACCCCAATATTCGGGAGGGCACGACGCGTGCGCTGAGCTTCAGAGATCCGCAGGGAAATGCGCAGGGACCTTTCTCGGTCGCGGTTGCCAACTTCGCGGTCAATCCCCTACCGGACTCCGAAATCCTTTCCATCCGAGGCGAATCCATCGGCTACATGCGGCTGCGCTCTTTTGTCCCCCCGGCAGTCAATGCATTTGCCGCAGCCATCGAGCGCTTCAACCGATCCGCGGTACGCAAAATCGTCATCGATCTCCGCTACAATGGTGGTGGTTCGCTCGCCGTTGCCGAAGCGCTGGCCGGCATGGTCGCCGGCAGCCGCTTGCGCGGCAAGATTATGTACTACATTCGCTTTAACGAGCAGAATCAAGAAAGAAATGGAATCGGAGAGTTCCGCGCCCGCTACCGCGACGAGTCTCTGGTGGAGGGCTCCTTTACCGACATCGTATTTTTGACCACGCAGCAGACGGCTTCCGCAAGCGAGCTTCTGCTCCATAGCCTGAAGCCCTACCCCGAAGACATCCGCGTGGCTGTGGTCGGCACGCCTACCTACGGAAAACCGGTCGGACAGATTGCTCAGGACTACTGCGACGGAGAACGCCGGCTGCGCACCGTGGCGCTCTCTCTGGAAAATGCCGACAGAGACGGGGGCTATTTCTCCGGCATTCCCGTGAATTGTCGGGCCCGCGACGGCTGGGAAACACCTCTGGGCAATCCCGATGAGGCCAGCCTGGCTACAGCCCTGGCGTTGCTCACGACCCGATCGTGTCCGACCGAAACACTCGCTGCCCCCGCAAGCGCGGGCCCGCTGCCGCAAAACTACCTCGGCGAACATAAACGTCTGGACGGGATTCTCTGA
- a CDS encoding ion transporter produces MRDQIAAARPEGWREHLHEIIFEADTRAGRVFDTSLILAIIASIAVVSLDTVESIANRHHSLLTAAEWFFTILFSIEYLLRLICVQNRLRYATSFFGIIDLFAVLPTYASLLLPGAESLLLLRALRLLRIFRIFKLARFMSEERALRESLYAARARMTVFLVTALISIVLMGALMYLIEGPENGFTSIPVGMYWAVVTLTTVGYGDVTPQTPAGQLMSVAMMILGYSLIIVPTGILSAELARAKNHVPTSQYCRECSREGHDSDATNCKYCGATL; encoded by the coding sequence ATGCGAGACCAGATTGCGGCCGCGCGCCCTGAGGGATGGCGCGAACATCTCCACGAGATCATCTTCGAGGCTGATACTCGCGCAGGCCGCGTCTTTGATACCTCATTGATCCTCGCCATCATCGCAAGTATCGCCGTGGTGAGTCTCGACACTGTCGAGAGCATCGCGAACAGACACCACTCGCTGCTTACCGCCGCTGAATGGTTCTTCACGATCCTCTTCTCGATCGAATATTTGCTGCGCCTGATCTGCGTCCAGAATCGACTTCGCTACGCGACCAGCTTCTTTGGTATCATCGATCTCTTCGCGGTCCTGCCGACCTATGCGAGCCTTCTTCTGCCGGGAGCCGAGTCCTTGCTCCTGCTCCGAGCGCTCCGGCTCCTGCGCATCTTTCGTATTTTCAAGCTGGCTCGCTTCATGTCGGAAGAACGAGCCTTGCGAGAAAGTCTTTATGCAGCGCGCGCCCGAATGACCGTATTCCTGGTCACTGCATTGATTTCCATCGTCCTGATGGGTGCATTGATGTATCTCATCGAAGGCCCCGAGAACGGATTCACCTCGATTCCCGTCGGAATGTACTGGGCGGTCGTGACCCTGACGACAGTGGGCTACGGTGACGTGACACCCCAGACCCCCGCCGGTCAGTTGATGTCGGTCGCCATGATGATCCTCGGCTACAGCTTGATCATTGTTCCCACCGGAATTCTGTCCGCAGAATTGGCTCGCGCCAAAAACCATGTCCCCACCTCTCAATATTGTCGCGAATGTTCGCGCGAGGGACACGATAGCGACGCGACCAATTGTAAATATTGCGGCGCCACTCTCTAG
- a CDS encoding hydantoinase/oxoprolinase family protein — MRAGIDSGGTFTDAVGITDQGEVRCAKVPSTPENPAAGTRAAWEALNDVGSFGLGELRHGTTVPTNALLERRGARTALITNRGFRDVIEIGRQRRPDLYDLSVDRAEPLVPESLRLEVGGRIAANGDEIEPLDLSGLAESLREQKPEAVAIALLHAYASPVHEKAIAVALAEDYLVVPSHRVANEFREYERTSTAVMHAYLSPGTTNYLEELTRDTRLPENLLIMRSSGGLAAIRDLAGRPADALLSGPAAGALAAADVARSAGFETAVGFDMGGTSTDVVLIREGLPELRSLTEVGGLPCLAPALAIHTVGAGGGSIARLDAGGALHVGPASAGARPGPAAYGHGGEHPTVTDANLALGRLESLVGGGMAMDSDAAQRALAPLGHDGARSVTRIVEANMERALREVTVQQGVDPSEAAIIAFGGAGGLHAAQLCENLGAACVIVPPLSGLLSAAGLLAAPVRADRSRTAPGLAADFSFADVEPECAAVAADLSATTAGKPTVSAYVDCRYVGQSHELRVPVAAGDDASVLIDRFHAQHEQRNGYRRSEAPVEVVTLRAVAEVASDLRVAEILEQVHPSGRAGLRVGEVREGPLLLTEDQATTWVPEGFHVRLDERGNLILESRGRGAS; from the coding sequence ATGCGTGCAGGGATTGATTCGGGGGGAACCTTCACTGATGCGGTGGGGATCACCGATCAGGGCGAGGTGCGCTGCGCCAAGGTGCCCTCGACACCCGAGAATCCGGCTGCCGGAACGCGGGCGGCATGGGAGGCACTGAACGATGTCGGCAGTTTCGGTCTGGGCGAACTCCGCCACGGGACCACGGTGCCGACCAACGCCTTGCTCGAGCGCCGCGGGGCGCGCACCGCCTTGATCACCAACCGTGGTTTTCGCGACGTGATCGAAATCGGCAGGCAACGCCGCCCGGACCTCTATGACCTCAGCGTCGACCGGGCAGAGCCTCTGGTGCCCGAGTCGCTGCGGCTGGAGGTCGGTGGTCGTATCGCCGCCAACGGCGACGAGATCGAGCCGCTGGACCTGAGCGGTCTTGCCGAGTCGTTGCGGGAACAGAAGCCCGAGGCGGTCGCGATCGCTCTGTTGCACGCCTATGCCTCACCGGTGCATGAGAAAGCCATCGCCGTAGCACTGGCCGAGGACTATCTGGTGGTGCCCTCGCATCGGGTGGCCAATGAGTTTCGCGAATATGAGCGGACCTCCACGGCCGTCATGCATGCCTACCTGAGTCCCGGCACCACAAACTATCTGGAAGAACTGACCCGGGATACACGCTTGCCCGAAAACCTTCTGATCATGCGATCGTCGGGCGGTCTGGCGGCGATTCGTGACCTGGCAGGCCGTCCGGCCGATGCCTTGCTCTCGGGCCCGGCCGCTGGCGCATTGGCGGCCGCCGACGTGGCTCGCAGCGCGGGATTCGAGACCGCCGTCGGCTTTGATATGGGCGGGACGTCTACCGATGTGGTTCTGATTCGCGAGGGTCTGCCCGAGCTACGATCGTTGACCGAAGTCGGTGGCCTGCCGTGCCTGGCACCTGCGCTCGCCATCCATACCGTCGGCGCCGGAGGCGGCAGCATTGCGCGTCTGGATGCCGGTGGTGCCCTGCATGTCGGGCCTGCGTCTGCCGGGGCGCGACCCGGCCCGGCGGCCTACGGCCACGGCGGTGAGCACCCCACGGTGACTGACGCCAATCTGGCGCTCGGGCGTCTGGAGTCTCTGGTGGGTGGCGGCATGGCAATGGATTCGGATGCGGCCCAGCGCGCGCTTGCGCCGTTGGGCCACGATGGTGCGCGGTCGGTAACCCGAATCGTCGAGGCCAATATGGAACGCGCCTTGCGCGAAGTGACCGTCCAGCAGGGGGTGGACCCCTCGGAGGCAGCGATCATCGCCTTTGGTGGCGCAGGCGGGCTGCATGCCGCCCAGTTGTGCGAGAACCTCGGGGCCGCCTGCGTGATCGTGCCGCCCCTCTCGGGCCTGCTTTCTGCTGCAGGACTGCTGGCGGCACCTGTCCGCGCCGATCGCAGCCGCACCGCACCCGGGCTCGCCGCCGACTTCTCGTTTGCCGACGTGGAGCCCGAATGTGCGGCCGTCGCAGCGGATCTGTCGGCAACGACTGCGGGCAAACCGACTGTCTCGGCCTATGTCGATTGTCGCTACGTGGGCCAGAGCCACGAGCTGCGAGTGCCGGTTGCTGCCGGCGACGACGCATCCGTGCTGATTGATCGTTTCCATGCCCAGCACGAACAGCGAAACGGCTACCGTCGCTCCGAGGCACCGGTGGAGGTCGTCACGCTGCGCGCGGTGGCCGAGGTAGCTTCGGACCTGCGCGTTGCCGAAATTCTGGAACAAGTACATCCGAGCGGCCGCGCCGGATTGCGCGTCGGCGAGGTGCGGGAGGGGCCGCTGCTGCTGACCGAAGACCAGGCCACGACATGGGTTCCGGAAGGGTTTCACGTCCGCTTGGATGAACGCGGCAATCTGATCCTCGAGTCGCGTGGGCGGGGTGCCTCATGA
- a CDS encoding phosphotransferase family protein translates to MAQESKPEFNAEDLAPEWRRAIAYVEEHVGGRVVRAERQARWRPAWFFDVETSGGIVPIYFRGARGEAGLGVYTLDHEGAVLEVLAENGVPVPKVWGVCSDPPGLVLERSPGRANLATAESEEERTTVFREYMEWLAKMHEIDLADFEARGLTRPPDEATRALGDLASWEKAYRGNKVRPEPMIEFVLAWLKRHMPQDRDETTFLCGDAGQFIFEDGHMTAVLDLELAYLGDPAADLGALFGRTLSEPLGDLLAGIRHYESCRGIEVDPRVVQYHAVRFGICTPLAVSHLCAEPPPGLVYAQYLGWYVVYGRASLEWIAGLMGIDLEAPADPVAEASMYAPAFSSMRAALQPKPEDSTFAAFEKDCIDRSAIYLQRADQYGAAIEQANQAEALVLLNSAEPVSDEQLEALVAREDPANDEALIRFFHRRLLRQEFLLSPAMRELENIEIPRLIG, encoded by the coding sequence ATGGCACAAGAATCAAAACCCGAATTCAATGCAGAAGATCTGGCTCCGGAATGGAGGCGCGCGATCGCTTACGTCGAAGAACATGTGGGTGGGCGCGTGGTTCGTGCCGAGAGGCAGGCGCGCTGGCGGCCGGCCTGGTTTTTCGACGTCGAGACCTCGGGCGGGATTGTCCCCATCTATTTTCGAGGCGCGCGAGGCGAAGCCGGTCTGGGGGTCTATACGCTGGACCACGAAGGTGCGGTTCTGGAGGTTCTTGCCGAAAATGGAGTGCCTGTCCCGAAAGTCTGGGGCGTGTGTAGTGACCCACCCGGTCTGGTCCTCGAGCGTTCTCCGGGTCGCGCGAATCTGGCGACTGCCGAAAGTGAAGAAGAGCGGACCACAGTCTTTCGGGAGTACATGGAATGGCTGGCGAAGATGCATGAAATCGATCTGGCCGATTTCGAAGCCCGCGGGCTGACGCGGCCGCCGGATGAGGCTACGCGTGCGCTTGGCGACCTTGCCTCCTGGGAGAAAGCTTATCGCGGGAACAAGGTCCGACCCGAACCGATGATTGAGTTTGTGCTTGCTTGGCTGAAGCGGCATATGCCGCAAGACCGTGACGAGACCACCTTCCTCTGCGGCGACGCCGGCCAGTTCATCTTCGAAGACGGGCATATGACCGCCGTGCTCGATCTGGAGTTGGCGTATCTCGGGGATCCCGCCGCCGATCTGGGTGCCCTTTTCGGCCGCACCTTGAGCGAGCCACTGGGAGATTTGCTCGCCGGGATTCGCCACTACGAATCTTGTCGGGGCATTGAGGTAGACCCGCGCGTGGTGCAATACCACGCTGTCCGCTTCGGGATTTGCACACCCCTGGCGGTTTCACACCTCTGTGCCGAGCCGCCCCCGGGGCTGGTGTACGCCCAATACCTTGGTTGGTACGTAGTCTATGGCCGGGCTTCGCTGGAATGGATCGCCGGCTTGATGGGGATTGATCTGGAGGCTCCCGCCGATCCGGTGGCTGAGGCTTCCATGTACGCGCCGGCGTTTTCCTCGATGCGTGCGGCGCTGCAGCCCAAGCCGGAGGACTCGACGTTCGCTGCTTTCGAGAAAGATTGTATCGATCGCAGCGCGATCTACCTGCAACGCGCCGATCAATATGGTGCTGCAATCGAGCAGGCGAATCAGGCGGAGGCCCTGGTGCTTCTGAATTCTGCCGAACCGGTTTCCGACGAGCAGCTTGAGGCTCTGGTCGCACGGGAGGATCCGGCAAACGATGAGGCCTTGATTCGCTTCTTTCATCGGCGCTTGTTGCGCCAGGAGTTTCTGCTGTCCCCGGCGATGCGGGAGCTCGAAAATATCGAGATTCCCCGGTTGATCGGATGA
- a CDS encoding amidohydrolase family protein — translation MEKSYPIISADDHVNPPPLMYGERLPPKWRARAPRVEEHKGRERLVFEGTSRPFIALDAAAGVDAKDIRLLARTKQEGRKGGWDPDARIEDMDFDGVHAQVLFGSGSGGGVAIQCEDRALRFAMMRTYNDWIAEFCLRYPSRLIGIGEIPAWDIELAVAETDRCAQMGLRGVLLPAVPAYRESPAEDQPYTSDVYEPLWEALAERSMPIHFHLGTRPITRGLDHDVMVNISVNKSAMSEPLASFILSGALQRHPNLKLVSVESGIGWMAFLIPWMDLVWEKHRHHTKSELIEKPSFYFHRQVFATFIDDVVGIRNRDIIGVNNILWSSDYPHVNSSWPTSREYIEKHFADVPQAEARRMTCENTAELYGIALD, via the coding sequence ATGGAGAAAAGCTATCCCATTATTTCCGCCGACGACCACGTAAACCCCCCGCCTTTGATGTACGGCGAGCGCCTGCCGCCCAAGTGGCGCGCACGCGCCCCGCGCGTGGAGGAACATAAAGGCCGCGAAAGGCTCGTCTTTGAAGGAACGTCCCGACCCTTCATCGCATTGGATGCCGCGGCCGGTGTCGACGCAAAGGATATCCGCTTGCTGGCACGCACCAAACAGGAGGGGCGCAAAGGGGGTTGGGACCCCGATGCTCGGATCGAGGATATGGATTTCGATGGCGTCCATGCGCAAGTCCTCTTTGGCAGCGGCTCGGGCGGCGGCGTCGCGATTCAATGCGAGGATCGCGCCCTGCGGTTTGCGATGATGCGGACCTACAACGACTGGATCGCCGAGTTTTGCCTGCGCTACCCGAGCCGACTGATCGGTATTGGCGAAATTCCCGCCTGGGATATCGAGCTTGCCGTGGCTGAAACGGATCGCTGCGCGCAAATGGGTTTACGCGGCGTCCTGCTTCCGGCAGTCCCCGCCTACCGCGAATCCCCTGCAGAAGATCAGCCCTATACCTCGGATGTTTACGAACCATTATGGGAGGCTCTTGCCGAGCGTTCCATGCCGATTCATTTCCACCTCGGTACCCGCCCGATCACACGCGGTCTGGATCACGACGTGATGGTCAATATCAGCGTCAACAAGTCCGCGATGTCAGAACCGCTGGCAAGTTTCATCCTCTCGGGGGCCCTTCAACGCCATCCGAATCTGAAACTGGTCTCGGTGGAAAGCGGCATCGGTTGGATGGCTTTTTTAATTCCCTGGATGGATCTGGTCTGGGAAAAACATCGGCATCATACCAAGTCGGAGTTGATCGAAAAGCCGAGCTTCTATTTTCATCGCCAGGTCTTTGCGACCTTCATCGATGATGTTGTCGGGATCCGCAATCGCGACATCATCGGGGTCAACAACATCCTGTGGTCGAGCGACTACCCCCATGTGAATAGTTCGTGGCCGACCTCACGGGAATATATCGAGAAGCATTTCGCCGATGTGCCCCAGGCAGAGGCACGGCGGATGACCTGCGAGAATACAGCCGAGCTCTATGGAATCGCTCTCGACTGA
- a CDS encoding hydantoinase B/oxoprolinase family protein, protein MSEFSSADIGVWQSRFSGICDEIGAALKRAAYSPNVKEREDFSCALFTPAGELVGQAEHIPVHLGSMAASVAAAIAAFEDLQPGDQVVVNDPFHGGTHLNDITFVAPVHDGEGRLLGYVANRAHHADVGGSVPGSLSAEAVDSVAEGLALPPVRAVRGGFWEPDIRRILLANTRTPDERAGDLDAQWGANRMGAARIVALVNRHGLDAVAEAMQNVCDHAERCMQSELAAAFGGISDPLVAEDFLEAATGDPVRVQVEIRWEPRGLVADFRGSGAARPGVPSAVRAVTRACLEFAARTITSSDVPRNGGASRLLHLETEPGAVVDALAPMPVGVGNVEASQRIADVLLAALGPGFPDRVGAGSQGTMNNLLIGSVPGAPRNFVYYETIGGGQGGRPEQAGQNGIHTGMTNTANTPVEALEHAFPLMVESYRLRSGSGGAGAFSGGEGIERTLRLEADSQVTLLAGRRATGASGMAGGAPGAPGLDEYRLPGGTPQIFPPLSTRRLPAGTRVIVRTPGGGGRGRP, encoded by the coding sequence ATGAGCGAGTTTTCTTCGGCTGACATCGGCGTCTGGCAGAGTCGCTTCTCGGGGATCTGCGATGAGATCGGCGCGGCTCTCAAGCGTGCTGCCTACTCGCCGAACGTGAAGGAACGCGAGGATTTCTCGTGCGCGCTCTTTACCCCCGCCGGCGAATTGGTCGGGCAGGCCGAACATATCCCGGTCCATCTCGGATCGATGGCGGCATCGGTGGCGGCCGCCATCGCTGCCTTCGAGGATCTGCAACCGGGCGATCAGGTCGTGGTCAACGACCCGTTCCACGGGGGAACGCATCTGAACGACATCACGTTTGTCGCACCCGTGCATGATGGGGAGGGCAGGCTGCTGGGCTACGTGGCCAACCGCGCGCACCATGCCGATGTTGGTGGCTCGGTACCCGGCAGTCTGAGCGCCGAGGCGGTCGATTCTGTGGCCGAAGGTTTGGCCTTGCCGCCGGTGCGCGCGGTGCGCGGCGGTTTTTGGGAGCCCGATATCCGTCGCATCCTTCTGGCGAATACGCGCACGCCCGACGAGCGTGCCGGTGACCTGGACGCGCAATGGGGTGCGAACCGCATGGGCGCCGCCCGGATTGTCGCGCTGGTGAATCGCCATGGTCTGGATGCGGTGGCCGAGGCCATGCAGAACGTTTGCGACCATGCCGAGCGTTGTATGCAAAGCGAGCTTGCCGCAGCCTTTGGGGGGATCTCCGATCCTCTGGTGGCGGAGGATTTCCTTGAGGCCGCCACCGGCGATCCGGTGCGCGTGCAAGTGGAAATCCGCTGGGAGCCGCGCGGTCTGGTGGCAGATTTTCGCGGGAGCGGCGCCGCGCGGCCCGGAGTCCCGAGCGCGGTGCGTGCGGTGACGCGCGCATGTCTGGAGTTTGCCGCGCGCACGATTACCTCGTCGGATGTGCCACGCAATGGAGGTGCCTCCCGCCTACTGCATCTGGAAACCGAACCGGGTGCTGTCGTCGATGCGCTGGCACCGATGCCCGTGGGTGTCGGGAATGTCGAGGCCTCGCAACGGATTGCCGATGTCCTTCTGGCTGCATTGGGTCCGGGGTTTCCAGACCGTGTCGGTGCGGGCTCGCAGGGGACCATGAATAATCTGCTGATCGGCTCGGTACCCGGCGCACCTCGGAACTTTGTCTACTACGAAACGATCGGCGGGGGGCAAGGCGGGCGGCCGGAACAGGCCGGGCAGAATGGCATCCATACCGGGATGACCAATACCGCCAACACGCCGGTGGAGGCTCTCGAGCATGCCTTTCCACTTATGGTCGAGTCCTACCGGTTGCGTTCGGGCAGCGGCGGCGCAGGGGCTTTTTCGGGGGGCGAGGGCATCGAACGCACGTTGCGTCTGGAGGCCGATAGTCAGGTTACGTTGTTGGCCGGGCGTCGAGCCACCGGGGCATCGGGCATGGCAGGCGGGGCGCCGGGAGCACCTGGCCTGGATGAATACCGTCTCCCCGGTGGTACGCCCCAGATCTTCCCGCCGCTATCCACCCGTCGACTCCCTGCAGGCACGCGGGTGATTGTGCGGACTCCCGGTGGTGGTGGCCGCGGCCGGCCTTGA
- a CDS encoding zinc-dependent peptidase, with translation MMKWWRKRRRARVQARPFPAQWREIVERNFGLFASLTSVEQDDLINRMKVFLAEKKFEGCGGLEMTDEIRVTVAAQACLLLLHQEDPHYYPHLMTILIYPHAYVASQKRVLAGGIVVEEPSARLGESWVRGVVVLSWDDVRSGASCANDGHNVVLHEFAHQLDQEDGVSDGAPILEQRSHYVAWARVLGAEFEDLRSRLDRGRSTDIDPYAATDPAEFFAVVTEAFFEKPKSLRRKHPELYEELSAYYAQDPAGWGR, from the coding sequence ATGATGAAATGGTGGCGCAAGCGCCGCCGAGCGCGTGTGCAGGCCCGGCCGTTTCCCGCGCAATGGCGCGAGATTGTTGAGAGGAACTTTGGGCTTTTTGCTTCTCTTACCTCGGTGGAGCAGGACGATCTGATTAATCGGATGAAGGTCTTTCTGGCCGAGAAGAAATTCGAAGGCTGCGGTGGCCTCGAGATGACCGACGAAATTCGGGTGACGGTCGCGGCGCAGGCCTGCCTGCTTTTGCTGCATCAGGAGGACCCGCACTACTACCCCCATTTGATGACGATCCTGATCTATCCTCATGCCTATGTGGCCAGCCAGAAGCGGGTCCTCGCGGGAGGCATCGTGGTCGAGGAGCCATCGGCCCGCCTTGGTGAGTCCTGGGTGCGCGGCGTGGTGGTGCTTTCGTGGGACGATGTGCGCTCGGGGGCTTCGTGCGCAAACGACGGGCATAACGTCGTGTTGCATGAGTTCGCACATCAACTCGATCAGGAAGACGGTGTTTCTGACGGCGCGCCGATTCTGGAGCAGCGCAGTCACTATGTCGCCTGGGCGCGCGTTCTGGGCGCCGAGTTCGAGGATCTTCGCTCGCGTCTGGATCGTGGGCGGAGCACCGATATTGATCCCTATGCCGCCACAGACCCCGCCGAGTTCTTCGCTGTTGTGACCGAGGCGTTTTTCGAGAAGCCAAAATCGCTGCGCCGCAAGCACCCGGAGCTATACGAGGAGTTGTCGGCTTACTACGCTCAGGATCCGGCCGGTTGGGGGCGGTAG
- the hisS gene encoding histidine--tRNA ligase, with amino-acid sequence MAKNSIQAPRGTRDFYPEEMRQRTWLFENFRRVAGKFGFEEVDAPILEHAELFTRKAGEEIVDQLYHFELHDRHLALRPEMTPSVARMVMARAGGLKLPLRWFTVTQNWRYERMTRGRLREHYQWNMDIWGEAGVTAEAELIAALLTLVRELGLPAGTVKVRINSRALLEESLRQGVLAERPEAFAPLCVIIDKLDKIGEEAVRDMLCAAEGSIGLQPAEAESVLQMLRARNLDEAAEAGGEGSAALRDLKRLFELLEAYGVADDVIFDASVVRGLAYYTGIVFEAFDAQGELRAICGGGRYDRLLETLGGKSIPAVGFGFGDVVITELLKDQNLLPEPTQELDDIVFAFSEAEQIAAAQLATQLRAEGRQVELILGKMKPKRVFADAAAKGASRVFLIGPDDLAAGKAAVKELSTGEQTDWPLYPK; translated from the coding sequence GTGGCGAAGAATTCGATACAGGCCCCGCGCGGAACCCGCGACTTCTATCCGGAAGAAATGCGTCAGCGGACCTGGCTGTTCGAGAATTTTCGCCGCGTCGCGGGCAAATTCGGATTCGAGGAAGTCGACGCCCCGATCCTCGAGCACGCTGAGCTTTTCACGCGCAAGGCCGGCGAGGAAATTGTCGACCAGCTTTATCATTTCGAGTTGCACGACAGACACCTGGCTCTGCGCCCGGAGATGACCCCATCGGTCGCTCGGATGGTGATGGCGCGTGCGGGAGGCCTCAAGCTTCCGCTGCGGTGGTTCACCGTCACCCAGAATTGGCGCTACGAGCGAATGACACGCGGGCGGCTGCGCGAACACTATCAGTGGAACATGGATATCTGGGGCGAGGCTGGCGTGACCGCCGAGGCCGAACTGATTGCCGCGCTCCTGACCCTTGTCCGCGAGCTCGGTTTGCCCGCCGGGACTGTCAAAGTCCGGATCAATAGTCGTGCCCTCCTTGAAGAGTCTCTGCGACAGGGGGTTCTCGCCGAGCGGCCAGAGGCCTTTGCCCCGCTTTGCGTGATCATCGACAAGCTGGATAAAATCGGAGAAGAGGCCGTCCGCGACATGCTGTGTGCCGCCGAGGGCAGCATTGGCTTGCAACCTGCCGAGGCCGAAAGCGTCCTCCAAATGCTGCGTGCGCGGAATTTGGACGAAGCGGCCGAGGCAGGCGGTGAGGGGTCGGCCGCCTTGCGGGACTTGAAACGGCTTTTTGAACTTCTGGAAGCCTATGGTGTGGCTGACGATGTGATCTTTGATGCGTCGGTTGTCCGCGGGCTTGCCTATTACACCGGGATTGTTTTCGAAGCCTTCGACGCACAGGGTGAATTGCGCGCCATTTGCGGCGGCGGAAGGTACGACCGCCTGCTCGAAACGCTTGGCGGGAAATCCATTCCTGCGGTCGGATTCGGATTTGGAGATGTCGTCATCACGGAGCTTCTAAAAGACCAGAATCTTCTCCCCGAACCAACTCAGGAGCTGGACGATATCGTCTTTGCCTTCTCCGAAGCGGAACAGATCGCCGCAGCACAGCTGGCAACACAGCTCCGCGCCGAGGGTCGACAAGTCGAACTGATCCTTGGCAAGATGAAACCCAAGCGTGTCTTTGCCGATGCGGCTGCCAAAGGCGCCTCCCGCGTCTTTCTGATCGGCCCGGATGATCTCGCCGCAGGCAAAGCTGCCGTGAAGGAACTCTCCACAGGCGAGCAAACAGATTGGCCCCTTTACCCAAAATGA